One region of Ascaphus truei isolate aAscTru1 chromosome 13, aAscTru1.hap1, whole genome shotgun sequence genomic DNA includes:
- the HVCN1 gene encoding voltage-gated hydrogen channel 1, producing the protein MSKYLRHFTSVGDNKATEQWRDEEEEAKHEEIPVKTPHPFTASYTFRDALKWLFAAHKFQIAIVCLVILDALFVLVEILLDLELLVEHVDHVIPEVFHYLSISVLTFFIVELFGKLYAFRLEFFHHKFEVFDAVIVIISFIIDIVYISREDVFNAVGLLILLRLWRVARIINGVIVSVKSRAEDKINKLKEKQETLLARVSQLENQCADQEQEISRLQKLLQQHKIIPALEVTNAS; encoded by the exons ATGTCTAAATACCTGCGGCATTTTACCTCTGTGGGAGACAACAAGGCGACAGAGCAATGGCGCGATGAAGAGGAGGAGGCGAAGCACGAGGAGATACCGGTGAAGACGCCCCATCCTTTCACCGCCTCGTACACCTTCAGGGACGCCCTGAAATGGCTCTTTGCCGCCCACAAGTTTCAG ATTGCCATTGTGTGCCTGGTCATTCTTGACGCCCTGTTTGTGCTGGTGGAGATTCTCTTGGATCTGGAGCTGCTGGTGGAACATGTAGACCACGTGATACCAGAG GTATTTCACTATTTGAGTATTTCCGTCTTGACCTTCTTTATAGTGGAGCTTTTTGGGAAACTCTACGCCTTCCGCCTGGAATTCTTCCATCACAAGTTTGAAGTGTTTGACGCCGTTATCGTCATCATCTCGTTCATTATCGACATCGTCTATATCTCTCGCGAAGACGTGTTCAATGCGGTGGGATTGCTGATTTTGCTTCGGCTGTGGAGAGTAGCTAGAATTATAAACG GAGTAATCGTGTCGGTGAAGAGCCGAGCGGAAGACAAGATCAACAAGCTAAAAGAAAAGCAAGAGACGCTGCTTGCCAGGGTCTCCCAGCTGGAGAACCAATGTGCCGATCAG GAGCAAGAGATTTCCCGGCTGCAGAAATTATTACAGCAACATAAAATAATCCCGGCTCTCGAAGTTACAAACGCAAGTTGA